The stretch of DNA TCCGGCGCTGGCCTGCCAGCGGGAAGGGGCGCCCCCAAATCAGttctctgctcccagagcccGGCTGGCAGAGGATGCTGGGATCCATGGTGGGACAGGGTGCTGGGATCCATGGTGGGAAAGGGACAGGACTCTGGGATCCAGGCGTGACAGTTTCTTCATGCCAGGGATGCTTTCCTGCTGTCACCCCGCGGTGACCAGCGGTGCCAGCCCCGGGTCAGGAGGGTGGCAGCGGTGTTCTGGTGGCAGAGGTGGACCGCCGTGCGGTCGGAGCTTGGGGACAGCGGCGGATCCGGGGGGGGGCTGGTGCCGAGCCGGGGTGCTCAGAGGAGCACGCAGACCCTCCTGGGTCTCTCCTTGCGCTGCCTCCGGCGGGCAGCGCTGATGGCGGCGCTGCAGGCGGTCACGAAGATGTTCCCTACGTTATCCTGATACCTGGCCGAGCATTCCATGTAGGACACGGCACGGACCTGCCGGGCCATGGCCTCTCCCTGAGGGGACACGCAGAGTCAGAGCCCGCCGGGGACTCCGGCTGTCGCACTGCCCCCGTGCTGGCGGCCACcgccgtcccgtcccgtcccgtcccgtcccgtcccgtcccgtcccgtcccgctGGGAGGTGACACCCACCTGCTGCCGGGACACGGGCTCCATCCGTCCGTCcttcagcttctgcagcagctcctggtcctgccgCAGGTCCGTCTTACAGCCCACCAGCAGCACCGGGACCCCCTTGCAGAAGTGGTTCACCTCCGGGTACCACTGTGAGGGGACATGTCACCCAGGGATGGGCACGTGTCAcccagggatggggacggggGCAGGCTGCACCCCCCAGGGTGCGTTACCTTCGTTAGGATGTTGTCAAAGCTGTTGGAGTCGGTGACATCAAAGCACATGAGGACAACGCCGGCATCCGAGTAGGACAGAGGGCGTAGCCTGTCATAGTCTTCCTGTCCTGCCGGGCGGAGAAGGAAACCATTACACACCTGGGACCATGAGGGTGACATCCGTGGGGGTCGCTGTGGGTTAAGCCCCCCCCTTCCATGGTCGTGGCATGGGGAAACCCCTCCAAGGCACGACCACGGGTGTgggacaccccaaaacccccgGGTGGGAGCACGGGGTCACAACTGCCCGCCCTGTCCCCTTCTGTCCCAcctgctgtgtcccacaggTGGATCTTCACGGGCTTGCCGGCAACCTGGAGGGACGCTGTGTACTTCTCGAACACGGTGGGGACATAGAcctggcaggggacagggacggCGTCACACAGGTCACACAGGCAGTGGTGGGGGGCAGCGATGGAGGGGACCCCAGTGGGGACAGaacagggcacagggagggaagcagagagtGGGAAATGGTGGTGCCTCCCTGGGACAGTGGGTTGGGAATGATTGTTCTCCCCTATCCCAGGGCACTACGGAGCCTCACGGATGCCCGTGGGGATTCAGGACAGGGGTTCCAGGGTCTCTGTGGCTGCACTCCCCGAGTCCCCTGTGTGCCCTCGCTGAGGGACAAACCCTGCTCCCCACCCCTTTACCCACCCAAGAGGGGCAGAGATGCCACAGAACCCCAGGCTGGgccaccccctgcccccctgcccctccGTCTCCATGTCCTGCTTCAAACGGCCCCGCTGCTGCCATCCACCGTGTCCGTCCCATCGCGCGTCCAGGACACCGCTCCCGCACGGGGACTGTCACCCACCCACCGGGGGACAGGGATCCCGGTACCTTGGGGAAGTCCCCTCTGGCGAAGGCCATCAGCAGCGATGTCTTCCCGCAGCCGCCATCCCCCACGATGACAGCCTTGACCTCAGTTTCGGGGGCTCCTGGGCTCTGCCCCCCGCGCTCCGGCTGCATGGGGGTGTCCAGTGGGGCCACGGAGCCTGTGTGGCCTCGGcggggacagggatggggacagcggGGCGGGAAGCACCCGCCCGGTCCAGGGTGCGGCTGTCACCCGCCCGCCGGGCCCGCCCGCGACGGGGCTGGGGCCGCGGTGGTGACAGCGGCCGGGCCACACGTACGGCTGTCCTGGCACACAGGTGACCTTCTCCCGGCAGGTCCTCGCGGTGCACAAGCGTCACACTGCCACCTGCAtgtcctgcctgcctgtgtgGCGCTCCCTAGCACGCACGCCTGTCCGCTGCCTCCGGCACGTTCATCCCCATCCCACTCCTCACTCCCCATCCCAATCCCACTCATGCACTCCCCCTGCAGATCCCCCTCCACAGCTCACCCCCAACCCCCTGGGATGGGACCCCTGTGCCCTCCCGGACAGCCCATTCCCGCCCCCGAGGCTGGGATTTATTGCCCTGAGCATCCGCGGGAGGCAAAGTCCAGGGGTGGAGGGAGGCACGGGGGAGATGACTCACTGCCCTGGCCCCGCTGTCACTGCCACCCTGCTGTCACACCCGCGCTGTGCCATGCTGAGCCCTGCCCCGCCAGGAATCTCTGTCCCCGGCGCCCAGTTCAGCAGGACCTGGCTGAGGGGGCAGCCACCACCCCCCTGTCTTTTCCTAGTGATCCCAATGCAGGTGGGACAGGCTGTGACACCCTGCTTTGCTCGGGGACATGCCATGCCAGCACTGATGTCCCCCGTGCCCCTGTCTGGATGTCCTCAAGACCCTCTCCCCTCCAGTCAGTGCCCTCTTCTGCCACCCCAAAACTTTGGTGGGGTGAACAGGTGCTTCTGGTGTAggggtgcagggagggatgTGGGGTTGTGTGTGCTGTCCCCTGCCATCCCCTCATCTGCCACCGGCTTCTCCAGGCTCTCTCAGTGGCTCCCAGCCGGTCCAGGAGGGCTCTGGAGCCCCCAGACCAGCTGGAGTGAATCCAAAGTGATGATGGCTCAGGCACCAAATCCCAAATTCTCCCCTAGGCCTGGTGCAGGATGAAGTCGGAGGAGAGGGATTCTCATGCTGGGAGGCTGGCAGGCAAATGCACGCAGTAATGAACAATTTCAGAAGGATGCCAGCATCGTCGCAGTATGGGGAGAGGAGGCTGGAGCACCATCAAACAATTAGGAAGGTGGTAATTACCAGTCTAATGAGATATCAGGTTGAATCCTAAAAGCACCAAGATTCTTTCGGAGTGAGATGCAACTGCTGCAGCGACCGTCCTCTGGGGTATTCGCTCGgacaaaacatttcctttcccGCAAGACCAACAGAATTTTGACAGGAGAAGAGGCAGCCTGTGTGCAACTGCCCAGTGCTCTCAGCGCCTGACCTGTGATTGTGCAGAAATGCCCCAGAAAGCAGCTTTACCTGGGGACAGATAGGCCACTCCGGAGCTTCTGAGGACGTGGAGACCCCAGTTTTTCTCATCAGAGGAGATCGTGGCAAGGAGCACCAGAGGGAAGGAGCGTGCCCTGCTTGGACACACCTACAGGTTGGCCCCAAGGAAAGGTAGGGGGTTGGGaccagagcccagccctgggcactgcttGTGTCTCCCTGGGTGTCCCCAAAGCCCCTCTCATGGCTCCCATGGTTGTCCTCAGTTGGGATGACTGGATGGATCCAaccctccctctgccctcacctcacccccagccctcccatggcccccctgtgcccagccctgctgtgccacctCACCAGGCCCCCTCTCCCCATCACATCCCCTGGGGTCCCACTAACTCCCCTCTGCTCTGACCACAGCTGGGGATCACATCCCACCTCCCACCATGGAGCTGAACCAGACAGCCCCACCTCCCTCATCTCCCGTGATGGGCACTGAAGGAGACGATCCCTGCGGGATCAATGTCACCGATGTGGCCATAGGAGCTGTCACACTGCTCATCTGCCTCTGTGGGctggctgggaatggggctgtgCTCTGGCTCCTTGGTTTCCGCATCCCCAGGAGCCCCATCACCATCTACATCCTCAACCTGGCTGTTGCTGACTtcaccttcctcctcttcatggtcccctcctccctgctctaCCTCCTGGAGGATGTGTCCTGCTTCACTGTCGTGTCCCTGAAGTACCTGAGgtcccttttcctgctgtccctgttcTCCTACAACATGGGGCTGTACCTGCTGACAGCCATCAGCCTTGAGAGGTGTGGCTCGATTCTCTTCCCCCTCTGGTACCGCTGCCACCGTCCCGAGCGCCAGTCAGGGGTGGTGTGTGTCCTGCTCTGGGCACTCTCCATTGCTGTCATGGTCATGGTGACCTCCCTGTGCCTGTCACACGAGCACGAGCACTGCCGGGTGTCTCTCATCTCCATGTACGCCCTCAGCTTCCTCATCTTTGCTCCACCCATGGTCATCTCCAACGTGATCCTCTTCATCAAGGTCCTGTGTGGCTCCAAGAGACGTCAGCCTAAGAGGCTCTACATCGTTATCTTCCTCACTGTGctcttcttcctcatctttGGAGTGCCCCTCAGCCTCTGgaatttcctgcagcagctcggTTACATCGCTGTGTCCTCCCAGGTTGTTTTCCTGCTCGCCTGCATCAACAGCAGCATCAACCCCTTCGTCTACTTCCtggtggggagctgctggaggcgCTGCTCTGTTGTGTCCCTCCAGGTTGCCTTCCGGAGGGTCTTTGAGGAGACAGGGATCACCACAATCTCCAGCTGAGAGGCCACTGTGGTCCCACGGGCCGTGCTGCCCACGCCAGCTTCGTGCTCAGCTGCCCACCCTTGCTCCCAGCCAGGCCTGCAGGTCACCTTCCTACAGCGGTGTGTCAGGATGCATCCCATAATTTTCCCATCCCTTTTCTCACCCCACTGATCTATGTTGTTGTGTCTATCCCTATCCCTATCCCTATCCCTATCCCTATCCCTATCCCTATCCTACAGCCCTATCCCCATCCCTATCCCTATCCCCATCCCTATCCCTATCCCTATCCCTATCCCTATCCCATCCGCATTCCCACTCCAGTCCTATCCCCAACCCATCCTCATCTCGGCTCCCCTTCCCTATTTCCTGCACCTATCCCATCCCCATgctgctccccatccccatctcGACCCCattctccatcccatcccatcccatcccatcccatcccatcccatcccatcccatcccatcccatcccatcccatcccatcccatcccatcccatcccatcccatcccgcAGGTTTCCCGCCAGGCGTTCGCTCCCGGGCTCTGAGCGCTGCTcgtcgggctctgctgccctccagTGGGGATATTTGGGATCGCCGGCATCCAGACCCCTCTCGACCCGCCCCAGACTCTTCCTGACCCCTCTGACATCCCAGATCCCCCCCGAcagccccgctcctgccccGCTCCAGCCGGGACCAGGCACATCTTTGCCGTGGCACTCCCGGAGCAGCCGGGGCCGTGCTGAGCCCCTGGGCCATCCTGCCCGTGCCGCCTGTGCcggtgccagcccagctccgGGCACTCGGCATCACGGGGGCTCCGGGCAGCACCAGCCGTGGCCGTGtcccctccctccacccacATTCCcggctggcagcaggagccagaggaAGCCGGGGAGCGCTGGCAGAGGGAGCCAAGGCAGCTCAGGTTTCACGGAGCTGTTTATTGATATCACACTGCAGGGGGATGCAGGAACCATGCCACGGGGATTTTTGGGATGACAGCCCTGTGAGGAAGGATCCGTTTGGGGAACAGTGTCCTAGGAACTGTGAGGGAGGAGGAAATCCATGCTCCAgtgtgctccctgcagagcttcCCTCCCACATCGCCCGTGGCACTGcccctgctcccttctcctgcaggaATACAGTGCAGGAGGGTGATCCTGTGGATATTTATTGATCAGTTGGCTCAAGGAAACCCTCAGTCACTGTCCCAGGGTCCTTCAGCAGTGCAGGGGAAGGGATCAACAGGCTCAGACCCCCATGTCCCTGTTGGTATCTTTGCTGTTGGCAGTGATGTCTTTCCGCTCCTCAAAGACCCTCTGGAGCGAGAGCCGGAGGGACCCCATGGAGCAGGGCTTCCAGCACCTCCCCACCAGGAAGTAGATGAAGGGTTTGATGGTG from Corvus cornix cornix isolate S_Up_H32 chromosome 5, ASM73873v5, whole genome shotgun sequence encodes:
- the RHOD gene encoding rho-related GTP-binding protein RhoD, which translates into the protein MQPERGGQSPGAPETEVKAVIVGDGGCGKTSLLMAFARGDFPKVYVPTVFEKYTASLQVAGKPVKIHLWDTAGQEDYDRLRPLSYSDAGVVLMCFDVTDSNSFDNILTKWYPEVNHFCKGVPVLLVGCKTDLRQDQELLQKLKDGRMEPVSRQQGEAMARQVRAVSYMECSARYQDNVGNIFVTACSAAISAARRRQRKERPRRVCVLL
- the LOC104684114 gene encoding mas-related G-protein coupled receptor member H-like, which gives rise to MELNQTAPPPSSPVMGTEGDDPCGINVTDVAIGAVTLLICLCGLAGNGAVLWLLGFRIPRSPITIYILNLAVADFTFLLFMVPSSLLYLLEDVSCFTVVSLKYLRSLFLLSLFSYNMGLYLLTAISLERCGSILFPLWYRCHRPERQSGVVCVLLWALSIAVMVMVTSLCLSHEHEHCRVSLISMYALSFLIFAPPMVISNVILFIKVLCGSKRRQPKRLYIVIFLTVLFFLIFGVPLSLWNFLQQLGYIAVSSQVVFLLACINSSINPFVYFLVGSCWRRCSVVSLQVAFRRVFEETGITTISS